The following proteins come from a genomic window of Malus sylvestris chromosome 4, drMalSylv7.2, whole genome shotgun sequence:
- the LOC126618436 gene encoding uncharacterized protein LOC126618436, producing the protein MNHIAAMEEQLVSERLKQKLNEVNVAAQTQLSTIQDHVNFTLQQAYFKCAHECFDRRRSQQDISNCVENCSVPVVRAQEGVENEMAKFQERLSRALMVCQDKFEAAKQQRVTTNSLNNLESCVEQATQDSIKTLPHLAERLKASFGINH; encoded by the exons ATGAATCACATAGCAGCAATGGAAGAGCAATTGGTATCGGAGAGATTAAAGCAAAAGCTAAACGAAGTAAATGTCGCTGCCCAGACCCAACTCTCCACCATCCAAGACCATGTCAATTTCACCCTTCAG CAAGCGTACTTCAAGTGTGCGCATGAGTGTTTTGATAGGAGACGAAGTCAGCAAGACATAAGCAATTGTGTTGAAAATTGCAGTGTTCCTGTTGTCAGAGCTCAAGAGGGAGTTGAGAATGAGATGGCCAAGTTTCAA GAGAGGTTAAGTAGGGCACTGATGGTCTGTCAGGACAAGTTCGAAGCAGCTAAGCAACAAAGGGTCACAACCAATTCACTCAACAATTTGGAGTCATGTGTTGAACAGGCAACCCAAGATAGCATAAAGACGCTGCCACATCTTGCCGAAAGACTGAAGGCTTCCTTCGGGATCAACCATTAA